A region from the Sphingomonas sp. S2-65 genome encodes:
- a CDS encoding Dyp-type peroxidase, whose amino-acid sequence MDRGPVSVGPGSAGDGAGAGGGPPSWKLAAPHDAMTQGLVVSGFGTLPTGRALFLEFGWAGAPQTGGGEWLKALQAIAPITDADGRDPRSAAIGFTCQGLRKMGLGANTLASFDRAFQEGMFQEDRLRRLGDRREGAWLETVIPGGPKWGGNTPLDGAAADDDARAFAEDGTDVPEQRIATPITVHALLLLYEADEATADAWCASVSAVLDQHGVRVVHRLPLELRLDARGIAREHFGFADGVSQPQPFEPGVVTISGQDAPNDFWNGVPLGEVLMGHRNGHNEVAAGPVVPDTPQGRAAGLAEHPRGEGFLDLGLDGSYMVVRELKQDVAAFWTSMRDNAARIAEEDPEKSAHIDQNWIASRVVGRDLDGNLLCPQGALPPNQYDQPDNAFGFWDRDRVGQGCPMGSHVRRGNPRDGLAPTVADKQTLLDASKNHRILRRARKFGPTIADPMQDDGVDRGLLFICLNTDITRQFEFVQQTWVLNPNFATLYDETDPLIGPKGQLTIPETPLRRIVEVETFVQMAGGEYFFLPSMPALRYLEAL is encoded by the coding sequence GTGGATCGAGGACCTGTGAGCGTGGGGCCGGGCAGCGCGGGAGATGGCGCGGGGGCCGGCGGGGGGCCGCCAAGCTGGAAGCTGGCGGCGCCGCACGACGCGATGACGCAGGGGCTGGTGGTGAGCGGCTTCGGAACGTTGCCGACCGGGCGCGCGCTGTTCCTGGAGTTCGGCTGGGCGGGGGCGCCGCAGACGGGCGGCGGCGAATGGCTGAAGGCGCTGCAGGCGATCGCGCCGATCACCGACGCCGACGGCAGGGATCCGCGATCGGCGGCGATCGGCTTTACCTGCCAAGGCCTGCGCAAGATGGGGCTGGGCGCCAACACGCTCGCCTCGTTCGACCGCGCCTTTCAGGAGGGCATGTTCCAGGAAGACCGGCTGCGGCGGCTGGGCGACCGGCGCGAAGGCGCATGGCTGGAGACGGTGATCCCCGGCGGGCCGAAATGGGGCGGGAACACGCCGCTGGACGGCGCGGCCGCCGACGATGATGCACGGGCGTTCGCCGAAGACGGGACCGACGTGCCCGAGCAGCGGATCGCGACGCCGATCACCGTGCACGCGCTGTTGCTGTTGTACGAGGCCGACGAGGCGACGGCGGACGCCTGGTGCGCGTCGGTGAGCGCGGTGTTGGACCAGCATGGCGTGCGCGTGGTGCACCGCCTGCCGCTGGAATTGCGGCTCGACGCGCGCGGGATCGCGCGCGAGCATTTCGGTTTCGCCGACGGGGTGTCGCAGCCCCAGCCGTTCGAACCGGGCGTGGTGACGATCAGCGGGCAGGACGCGCCCAACGACTTCTGGAACGGCGTGCCGCTGGGCGAGGTCCTGATGGGCCACAGGAACGGGCATAACGAAGTCGCGGCGGGGCCGGTGGTGCCCGATACGCCCCAGGGGCGCGCCGCCGGGCTGGCCGAGCATCCGCGCGGCGAGGGGTTCCTCGATCTGGGGTTGGACGGCAGCTACATGGTCGTGCGCGAGCTGAAGCAGGATGTCGCGGCGTTCTGGACGTCGATGCGCGACAACGCGGCGCGGATCGCCGAGGAAGATCCCGAGAAGAGCGCGCATATCGACCAGAACTGGATCGCGTCGCGCGTGGTGGGGCGCGATCTGGACGGCAATCTGTTGTGCCCGCAAGGCGCGCTGCCGCCGAACCAATATGACCAGCCGGACAATGCGTTCGGATTCTGGGACCGCGACCGGGTGGGGCAGGGGTGCCCGATGGGGAGCCATGTCCGGCGCGGGAACCCGCGCGACGGGCTGGCGCCGACCGTGGCCGACAAGCAGACGCTGCTCGACGCGTCCAAGAACCACCGCATCCTGCGCCGGGCGCGGAAATTCGGGCCGACGATCGCCGATCCGATGCAGGACGACGGCGTCGACCGTGGATTGCTGTTCATCTGCCTCAACACCGACATCACCCGGCAATTCGAGTTCGTGCAGCAGACCTGGGTGCTCAATCCGAACTTCGCGACGCTGTATGACGAGACCGATCCGCTGATCGGGCCCAAGGGGCAGCTGACCATTCCGGAAACGCCGTTGCGGCGGATCGTCGAGGTCGAGACCTTCGTGCAGATGGCGGGGGGCGAGTATTTCTTCCTGCCGAGCATGCCGGCGCTGCGGTATCTGGAGGCGCTGTGA
- a CDS encoding DUF3772 domain-containing protein, with the protein MTTLLSLILALLFLAGSPAAFAQSTPIAALSNQIAQAETDLRSVDRALDQRVEDDERSALRAKALAAQQAARASAGQLEEQLDLIDARIDGLGPVAAGTTEAPEIQRERARLGRERAAIDAAAKRGRLVDVEAQQLIDEMERSQAEQLNERLSTRIASPTTPTFWRAVVTAVPRDLRRIDLFLSQGADQIRTQWRGGLPWQAVLGAVLAFLFFLPLRVLLRHLGQRYLIGSAPGHRVRRSAFALWRVLVGTVMPLLGALLLVQGFRWAGLFPERWSTLLDGLVMATGFSAFTAALAGALLMRRQPSWRVAPIADETADRVRPLSWVLAALSFASILIETFNQTVGASHAAIAATQALEALLHILLIGAFLFLLGRLRAERAGQEDANSLSTSAGLGIVTLVAWMLVAVAVVALLTGYVSLSLFVARLIIWMVVLGAALYLLMGAADDMATTVFTRNSRLGMTMIRSIGLRGSVVDQFGVLLSGALRLALVLVALGLLMTPFGGGDGLGSVFGRLGTFAQGIEVAGIAISPGAILRSIVVLVIGLALVRAFMSWLEGRYLPATDLDGSGRNSVGLVARYVGVALAIIWALASLGIGVERIALLLSALSVGIGFGLQAITSNFVSGLILLAERPIKIGDWIRVGTDEGDVKRISVRSTEITLADHSTLIVPNSELITKSVLNKTLSSPLGRIQIQFSVLLGTDVERVLRIVLDAFAAEAAILDDPAPVAFVDAILDGRILFNCFAHVASPRDAYGARSNIFLVLLKQFRDEGIDIGTVPQRLELAPGEPSPFSPPTLQDQPKP; encoded by the coding sequence ATGACCACCTTGCTCAGCCTCATACTGGCTCTCCTGTTCCTCGCGGGCAGCCCTGCGGCATTTGCCCAGAGCACGCCCATCGCGGCGCTCTCCAATCAGATCGCGCAGGCCGAAACCGATCTGCGCAGCGTCGACCGCGCGCTCGACCAGCGAGTCGAGGATGACGAACGCTCGGCACTGCGCGCCAAGGCGCTTGCGGCGCAGCAGGCGGCCCGCGCCTCAGCCGGCCAGCTGGAGGAACAACTCGACCTGATCGACGCCCGCATCGACGGCTTGGGGCCGGTCGCCGCCGGGACGACCGAAGCGCCCGAGATCCAGCGCGAGCGCGCCCGCCTCGGCCGCGAGCGCGCCGCCATCGATGCCGCCGCCAAACGCGGCCGCCTCGTCGATGTCGAGGCCCAGCAGCTGATCGACGAGATGGAGCGCAGCCAAGCCGAACAGCTCAACGAGCGACTGTCCACGCGCATCGCCTCGCCCACCACGCCGACCTTCTGGCGCGCGGTGGTGACGGCGGTTCCGCGCGACCTGCGCCGTATCGACCTGTTCCTCTCGCAGGGTGCGGACCAGATCCGCACGCAGTGGCGCGGCGGCCTGCCATGGCAGGCGGTGCTGGGCGCGGTGCTCGCGTTCCTGTTCTTCCTCCCGCTGCGGGTGCTTCTCCGCCATCTGGGTCAGCGATACCTGATCGGCAGCGCGCCCGGTCACCGCGTGCGCCGCTCGGCATTCGCGCTTTGGCGGGTGCTGGTCGGCACGGTGATGCCGCTGCTCGGCGCGCTGTTACTCGTACAGGGCTTCCGCTGGGCGGGGCTGTTCCCCGAGCGGTGGAGCACGCTGCTCGATGGGCTGGTCATGGCCACCGGGTTCAGCGCCTTCACCGCGGCGCTCGCCGGCGCGTTGCTGATGCGCCGCCAGCCTTCGTGGCGCGTCGCGCCGATCGCCGACGAGACCGCCGACCGGGTGCGCCCGCTATCCTGGGTGCTGGCGGCGCTCTCCTTTGCCAGCATCCTGATCGAGACCTTCAACCAGACCGTCGGGGCCAGCCACGCCGCGATCGCCGCGACCCAGGCGCTCGAAGCGCTGCTCCACATCCTTCTGATCGGCGCGTTCCTGTTCCTGCTCGGGCGGCTGCGTGCCGAACGCGCCGGGCAGGAAGACGCGAACAGCCTGTCCACCAGCGCGGGGCTGGGCATCGTCACTCTGGTCGCGTGGATGCTCGTCGCCGTCGCCGTGGTCGCATTGCTCACCGGCTATGTCAGCCTCAGCCTGTTCGTCGCCCGGCTGATCATCTGGATGGTGGTGCTGGGCGCCGCGCTCTACCTGCTGATGGGCGCGGCCGACGACATGGCGACCACCGTCTTCACGCGCAACAGCCGCCTGGGCATGACGATGATCCGCAGCATCGGCCTGCGCGGCAGCGTCGTCGACCAGTTCGGTGTGCTGCTTTCCGGTGCGCTCCGGCTGGCGCTGGTTCTCGTCGCGCTCGGCCTGTTGATGACGCCGTTCGGCGGCGGCGACGGGCTCGGCAGCGTGTTCGGCCGGCTCGGGACCTTCGCCCAGGGGATAGAGGTTGCGGGCATCGCGATCTCCCCGGGTGCCATCCTCCGCTCGATCGTCGTCCTCGTGATCGGCCTGGCGCTCGTCCGTGCGTTCATGAGCTGGCTGGAGGGGCGCTATCTGCCCGCCACCGATCTTGACGGCTCCGGCCGCAACTCGGTCGGGCTGGTCGCGCGCTATGTCGGCGTCGCGCTCGCGATCATCTGGGCCCTCGCCTCGCTCGGCATCGGCGTCGAGCGCATCGCCCTGCTGCTCTCCGCCCTCTCGGTCGGCATCGGCTTCGGCCTCCAGGCGATCACGTCGAACTTCGTGTCCGGCCTCATCCTGCTCGCCGAGCGCCCGATCAAGATCGGCGACTGGATCCGTGTCGGCACCGACGAAGGCGATGTGAAGCGGATCAGCGTGCGCTCGACCGAGATCACGCTTGCCGATCACTCGACGTTGATCGTCCCCAATTCCGAGCTGATCACCAAGTCGGTGCTCAACAAGACCCTGTCCAGCCCGCTCGGGCGCATCCAGATCCAGTTCTCGGTGCTGCTGGGCACCGACGTCGAGCGCGTTCTCCGTATCGTCCTGGACGCCTTCGCCGCCGAAGCCGCCATCCTCGACGACCCCGCGCCCGTGGCGTTCGTCGACGCGATCCTGGACGGGCGCATCCTGTTCAACTGCTTCGCCCACGTCGCCTCGCCCCGCGATGCCTATGGCGCACGCAGCAACATCTTCCTGGTTCTGCTCAAGCAGTTCCGCGACGAGGGCATTGACATCGGCACCGTCCCCCAACGCCTCGAACTCGCGCCCGGCGAGCCCTCGCCCTTCTCTCCGCCAACGCTGCAAGACCAGCCGAAACCCTAA
- the rlmB gene encoding 23S rRNA (guanosine(2251)-2'-O)-methyltransferase RlmB, producing MARKGHRPSKAPASRPRFYGRHAVLAALDNPERKIRKIWGTHEVLAGIVIPPEIQVTFAEAADLGRLVPNDAPHQGIVAEVDPLEEIWLGDLLEQGKGDNRPLIILDQVTDPHNVGAILRSAAAFDALGIITQDRHAPPESGSLARSASGTLETVPWVRVVNLARALDEIGEAGFWRIGLTGHAEGTLAQVIGDAAKVALVLGAEGEGMRQNTEQHCDQLAKLPISSKVESLNVSNAAAVALYAVTVRG from the coding sequence ATGGCACGCAAAGGACACCGACCCAGCAAGGCACCCGCGTCGCGGCCCCGTTTCTACGGCCGCCACGCAGTGCTCGCCGCGCTGGACAACCCCGAACGCAAGATCCGCAAGATCTGGGGCACGCATGAGGTGCTGGCCGGCATCGTCATTCCCCCCGAGATCCAGGTGACCTTCGCCGAGGCCGCCGATCTCGGCCGGCTGGTGCCGAACGACGCGCCGCACCAGGGCATCGTCGCCGAAGTCGACCCGCTCGAGGAAATCTGGCTCGGCGACCTGCTCGAACAGGGCAAGGGCGACAATCGTCCGCTGATCATCCTCGACCAGGTCACCGATCCGCACAATGTCGGCGCGATCCTGCGCTCGGCAGCGGCGTTCGACGCGCTCGGCATCATCACCCAGGACCGCCACGCCCCGCCCGAATCGGGCTCGCTCGCCCGCTCGGCCTCCGGCACGCTGGAAACCGTGCCGTGGGTGCGCGTCGTCAACCTAGCCCGCGCGCTCGACGAGATCGGCGAGGCCGGCTTCTGGCGCATCGGCCTGACCGGCCATGCCGAAGGCACGCTGGCGCAAGTGATCGGCGACGCCGCCAAGGTCGCGCTCGTCCTCGGCGCGGAAGGCGAAGGCATGCGCCAGAACACCGAACAGCATTGCGATCAGCTCGCCAAGCTGCCGATCTCGTCCAAGGTCGAAAGCCTGAACGTCTCCAACGCCGCCGCAGTCGCGCTCTACGCGGTGACCGTCCGCGGTTAG
- a CDS encoding DNA-3-methyladenine glycosylase family protein, translating to MGLGAEQLKASIDALAQLEPGFAAALKRAGYPAPRLRDPGYETLLRTIVGQQVSVAAAASIWNKLSAALGDPADPATVARASDETLRAVGLSRQKASYARSLAEEVATGRLDLHNLPADDEEAIAALTRIKGIGRWSAEIYLLFAEGRPDVWPAGDLAVQIEIARILGHPERPSEKLLRSWAEPWRPHRGAAAIFAWHHYKTDMDVI from the coding sequence ATGGGCTTAGGTGCCGAACAGTTGAAGGCATCGATCGATGCATTGGCGCAGCTCGAGCCCGGCTTTGCCGCCGCCCTGAAGCGCGCCGGCTACCCCGCCCCGCGCCTGCGCGATCCCGGCTACGAAACGCTGCTGCGCACCATCGTCGGCCAACAGGTCAGCGTCGCCGCCGCGGCCTCGATCTGGAACAAGCTGTCCGCCGCGCTGGGCGACCCGGCCGATCCCGCCACCGTCGCCCGAGCCTCGGACGAAACCCTGCGCGCGGTAGGCCTGTCACGCCAGAAAGCCAGCTACGCCCGCAGCCTGGCCGAGGAAGTCGCCACCGGCCGCCTGGACCTTCACAACCTGCCCGCCGACGACGAGGAAGCCATCGCCGCGCTCACCCGCATCAAGGGCATCGGCCGCTGGTCCGCCGAAATCTACTTGCTCTTCGCCGAGGGCCGCCCCGACGTCTGGCCCGCCGGCGACCTGGCCGTCCAGATCGAGATCGCCCGCATCCTCGGCCACCCAGAACGCCCGTCCGAAAAGCTCCTGCGCAGCTGGGCCGAACCCTGGCGCCCCCACCGCGGCGCCGCGGCGATCTTCGCCTGGCACCATTACAAGACCGACATGGACGTGATCTGA
- a CDS encoding M20/M25/M40 family metallo-hydrolase, whose protein sequence is MRKALALSAVALVATPLAAQQVDRSEIARIIDEGMNRSEVMLTAEHMTDRIGSRLTNSPGMRAAEEWTLSRFRGWGLKNAHKEGFDFGRGWWAERQSARMISPRPIDLTAMAITWTPGTAGRISAPVVVAPMTDEDHFARYRGKLAGKIVLVTLPNDGSEPGEAPFRRLNGDDLAKLDVYQQQNYDPEGADRRLKRLDFSKKLDSFLKAEGAVAYGTMSPRDGKLLHGSGYLFGVGETQQVPGFEFAAEDYRRLARLAKIGPAPVVELESVVHFEDADTKAYNILAEIPGSDPSGSYVMAGAHLDSWTAGDGAADNVAGSAVVMEAARILQRMGVKPRRTIRFALWSGEEQGLLGSMAYVEQHIATRQPKPGAPATGLARFYGWANRWPIVRQPGWDKLTAYFNLDNGSGKIRGIYSENNVAAVPTLREWMAPFSALGANTVALRTTGGTDHVFFSAVGIPAFQFIQDPLDYGSRLHHTSADTFDHLKPADMRQASVILAAFLLQAANSEKPLARAPFPTEPTVTDPFAYPDPDDLD, encoded by the coding sequence ATGCGCAAAGCACTTGCCCTCTCCGCCGTCGCTCTCGTCGCCACGCCGCTCGCGGCCCAGCAGGTCGACCGTTCGGAGATCGCCCGCATCATCGATGAAGGTATGAACCGTTCCGAAGTGATGCTGACCGCCGAGCACATGACCGACCGCATCGGGTCGCGCCTGACCAACTCGCCCGGCATGCGCGCCGCCGAGGAATGGACGCTGTCGCGCTTCCGCGGCTGGGGCCTCAAGAACGCGCACAAGGAGGGCTTCGATTTCGGCCGCGGCTGGTGGGCCGAGCGCCAGAGCGCGCGGATGATCAGCCCGCGCCCGATCGATCTCACGGCGATGGCGATCACCTGGACGCCGGGCACCGCGGGCAGGATCAGCGCGCCGGTCGTCGTCGCGCCGATGACCGACGAGGATCATTTCGCCCGCTACCGAGGCAAGCTCGCCGGCAAGATCGTCCTGGTGACTTTGCCCAATGACGGCTCGGAGCCCGGCGAAGCGCCGTTCCGCCGGCTGAACGGCGACGATCTTGCCAAGCTCGACGTCTATCAGCAGCAGAATTACGATCCCGAAGGCGCCGACCGCCGGCTCAAGCGGCTCGACTTCTCCAAGAAGCTCGACAGCTTTCTAAAGGCCGAAGGCGCCGTCGCCTATGGCACGATGAGCCCGCGCGACGGCAAGCTGCTCCACGGCAGCGGCTATCTGTTCGGCGTCGGCGAGACCCAGCAGGTTCCCGGCTTCGAATTCGCCGCCGAGGATTATCGCCGCCTCGCCCGCCTCGCCAAGATCGGCCCGGCCCCGGTGGTCGAGCTCGAAAGCGTCGTCCATTTCGAGGATGCCGATACCAAGGCGTACAACATCCTCGCCGAAATCCCCGGCAGCGACCCGAGCGGCAGCTATGTCATGGCCGGCGCCCATCTCGACAGCTGGACCGCGGGCGACGGCGCGGCCGACAATGTCGCGGGCAGCGCGGTGGTGATGGAAGCCGCGCGCATCCTCCAGCGCATGGGCGTGAAGCCCCGCCGCACCATCCGCTTCGCATTGTGGTCCGGCGAGGAGCAGGGCCTGCTCGGCTCGATGGCTTATGTCGAACAGCATATCGCCACCCGCCAGCCCAAGCCCGGCGCGCCGGCTACCGGTCTCGCGCGTTTCTATGGCTGGGCCAATCGCTGGCCGATCGTCCGCCAGCCGGGCTGGGACAAGCTCACCGCCTATTTCAATCTCGATAACGGCTCGGGCAAGATCCGCGGCATCTATTCGGAGAACAACGTCGCCGCGGTGCCGACGCTGCGCGAATGGATGGCGCCTTTTTCGGCATTGGGCGCGAACACCGTGGCGCTGCGCACCACCGGCGGCACCGACCATGTGTTCTTCTCGGCCGTCGGCATCCCGGCATTCCAGTTCATCCAGGACCCGCTGGACTATGGCAGCCGCCTCCACCATACGAGCGCCGACACCTTCGACCACCTCAAGCCCGCCGACATGCGCCAGGCCTCGGTGATCCTGGCGGCATTCCTGCTCCAGGCCGCCAATTCCGAAAAGCCGCTGGCGCGCGCACCCTTCCCCACCGAGCCGACGGTTACCGACCCGTTCGCCTACCCCGATCCGGATGATCTCGACTGA
- a CDS encoding 2Fe-2S iron-sulfur cluster-binding protein, which translates to MPKLTVVTRNGEERTVTGDAGLSVMEVIRDNGFDELLAICGGCCSCATCHVHVDPEFAAKLPPISEDENDLLDSALTRDETSRLSCQIPFGDALDGLRVRIAEED; encoded by the coding sequence ATGCCGAAGCTTACCGTCGTGACCAGGAATGGGGAAGAACGTACGGTCACGGGCGATGCGGGCCTCAGCGTGATGGAAGTGATCCGCGACAACGGCTTCGACGAGCTGCTGGCGATTTGCGGCGGCTGCTGCAGCTGCGCCACCTGCCACGTCCATGTCGACCCGGAATTTGCGGCCAAACTCCCGCCGATCAGCGAAGACGAGAACGACCTGCTCGACAGCGCGCTGACGCGGGACGAAACTTCGCGGCTGTCGTGCCAGATCCCGTTCGGCGACGCGCTGGACGGGCTGCGCGTGCGGATCGCCGAAGAGGATTGA
- a CDS encoding cytochrome P450, producing MNPLTSNDVLRPGPKGFKRWTQQLFFAGMPYVFAFLRRWKPVARVGKMVLTSRYDDVREVFLTDPVFGVTYASKLDVIMGGEPFFLGMGDTPRYRHDVAAMRKVVRAGDLGMLAEQAERRAGVIVAGCGGRIDVVDGLVRQVTFDLFSDYLGVPWPASGDLRVWATRLFEFQFADGGNDPALRAEVDVIAPALRAHIDAQIALRKSAPGKDDVLSRSLAMQAAGESGFCDVEIRTALMGMIVGGPPQPPMVVPQAMEQLLRRPEALAGARAAALADDDARLRGYVLEAMRFDPLAPGLPRTVLQDGVIARGTPHEAKVTAGETVLAAFASAMMDPRRVADPRRFDPARPASDYIHFGYGLHQCFGLHINLATLHLMLKPLLRQPGLKRAPGSAGQLSKNGAFAERLVVEFGGG from the coding sequence GTGAACCCGCTCACTTCGAACGATGTGCTGCGGCCCGGCCCCAAGGGGTTCAAGCGGTGGACGCAGCAGCTGTTCTTTGCCGGCATGCCCTATGTCTTCGCGTTCCTGCGGCGGTGGAAGCCGGTGGCGCGGGTGGGGAAGATGGTGCTGACCTCGCGCTATGACGATGTCCGCGAGGTGTTCCTGACCGATCCGGTGTTCGGAGTCACCTACGCGTCCAAGCTCGACGTGATCATGGGCGGCGAGCCGTTCTTCCTGGGTATGGGCGACACGCCGCGATACCGGCATGATGTGGCGGCGATGCGCAAGGTGGTGCGCGCGGGCGACCTGGGCATGCTGGCCGAGCAGGCGGAGCGGCGGGCGGGCGTGATCGTCGCGGGCTGTGGCGGGCGGATCGACGTGGTCGACGGCCTGGTCCGCCAAGTCACGTTCGACCTGTTCAGCGACTATCTGGGCGTGCCCTGGCCCGCAAGCGGCGACCTGCGCGTATGGGCGACGCGGCTGTTCGAGTTCCAGTTCGCCGATGGGGGCAACGACCCGGCGTTGCGCGCGGAGGTGGACGTGATCGCGCCGGCGCTGCGGGCGCATATCGACGCGCAGATCGCGCTGCGCAAAAGCGCGCCGGGCAAGGACGACGTGCTGTCGCGGTCGCTGGCGATGCAGGCGGCGGGGGAAAGCGGGTTCTGCGATGTCGAGATCCGCACCGCGCTGATGGGGATGATCGTCGGCGGGCCGCCGCAGCCGCCGATGGTGGTGCCCCAGGCGATGGAGCAATTGTTGCGCCGCCCCGAGGCGCTGGCCGGGGCGCGGGCCGCGGCGCTGGCCGACGACGATGCGCGGCTGCGCGGCTATGTGCTGGAGGCGATGCGGTTCGATCCGCTGGCGCCCGGGCTGCCGCGCACCGTGTTGCAGGACGGCGTGATCGCGCGGGGAACCCCGCATGAGGCGAAGGTTACAGCGGGGGAGACCGTGCTCGCGGCGTTCGCGTCGGCGATGATGGACCCGCGGCGGGTGGCGGACCCCAGGCGGTTCGATCCGGCGCGGCCGGCGAGCGACTATATCCACTTCGGCTATGGGCTGCACCAATGCTTCGGGCTGCACATCAACCTGGCGACGCTGCACCTGATGCTGAAGCCGTTGCTGCGCCAGCCGGGGCTGAAGCGGGCGCCGGGGAGCGCGGGCCAGCTGTCGAAGAACGGCGCCTTCGCCGAGCGGCTGGTGGTAGAGTTTGGCGGGGGCTGA
- the asd gene encoding archaetidylserine decarboxylase (Phosphatidylserine decarboxylase is synthesized as a single chain precursor. Generation of the pyruvoyl active site from a Ser is coupled to cleavage of a Gly-Ser bond between the larger (beta) and smaller (alpha chains). It is an integral membrane protein.), producing the protein MSDRVKVLLQYVLPKQGISTLAGRFAGAKAGGLTTRAIRWFVGAYAVDMAEAADPDIGSYQSFNEFFSRALRPGARPLADTAFVSPVDGAISQFGAIDDHHMLQAKGHRFTTTDLVGGDHTLAAQFRHGSFANLYLSPKDYHRLHMPCRGTLKRMIYVPGTLFSVNPVTARGVPNLFARNERVVCVFESPEHGPFVMVLVGATIVGSIATVWHGVVNPKRTGKPFEWSYAEQDITLAKGDEMGRFLLGSTIVMLFRQGAIRFNEHWAPERSVRLGEAMGDRPSSPSP; encoded by the coding sequence ATGTCCGATCGTGTGAAGGTGCTGCTGCAATATGTCCTGCCCAAACAGGGCATCAGCACCCTCGCGGGCCGCTTCGCCGGCGCAAAGGCAGGCGGCCTGACGACCCGGGCGATCCGCTGGTTCGTCGGCGCTTACGCCGTCGACATGGCCGAAGCCGCGGATCCGGACATCGGCAGCTACCAAAGCTTCAACGAATTCTTTTCCCGCGCGCTGCGGCCCGGTGCCCGTCCCCTCGCCGACACCGCTTTCGTCAGCCCGGTCGACGGCGCGATCAGCCAGTTCGGCGCCATCGACGATCACCACATGCTCCAAGCCAAGGGCCACCGATTCACCACGACCGACCTGGTGGGCGGCGATCACACGCTTGCCGCGCAGTTTCGCCACGGCAGCTTCGCCAACCTCTATTTGTCGCCAAAGGACTATCACCGCCTGCACATGCCGTGCCGCGGTACGCTCAAACGCATGATCTACGTGCCGGGCACATTGTTCTCGGTGAACCCCGTCACCGCGCGCGGCGTGCCGAACCTGTTCGCCAGAAACGAACGCGTCGTGTGCGTGTTCGAATCGCCGGAACACGGCCCGTTCGTCATGGTGCTCGTCGGGGCGACCATCGTCGGCAGCATCGCGACGGTGTGGCACGGCGTCGTCAATCCGAAGCGCACCGGGAAGCCGTTCGAATGGAGTTATGCCGAACAGGACATCACGCTGGCAAAGGGCGACGAGATGGGCCGCTTCCTTCTTGGCTCCACGATCGTCATGCTGTTCAGACAGGGCGCCATCCGCTTCAACGAACACTGGGCGCCGGAAAGGTCCGTCCGCTTGGGTGAGGCTATGGGCGACCGGCCGTCCTCGCCATCGCCATGA
- a CDS encoding ROK family protein produces MTSTAPLIAGLELGGTKCIALLATGPDDVRETQTIPTGSDPDATLAAIERVLDGWGFDAIGIGSFGPVQLDPAAPDFGSITATTKPGWTGTDLVQRLRARYSKPLAIQTDVNGAAIAEARWGASRGLHSHAYITIGTGVGVGLVVDGKPVQGVTHAEAGHMRVPRAPGDIFPGWCRFHGDCVEGLISGPALAERFGCPGQELPQDGPQWDLFVHDLTGLLHNLVMGFAPERIAIGGGVIAAREHLFGRLRTRLAESLGGYGSIASYAGELDRRLGAPGLGTMAGPLGAVAMGLEALGG; encoded by the coding sequence ATGACCTCGACCGCACCACTGATCGCCGGCCTGGAACTGGGTGGCACCAAATGCATCGCGCTTCTGGCCACCGGGCCGGACGACGTGCGCGAAACCCAGACGATCCCGACGGGCTCGGACCCCGATGCGACGCTCGCCGCGATCGAGCGGGTGCTCGACGGGTGGGGATTCGATGCGATCGGCATCGGCAGCTTCGGGCCGGTGCAGCTCGATCCCGCCGCGCCCGACTTCGGATCGATCACCGCGACGACCAAGCCGGGCTGGACCGGCACCGACCTGGTGCAGCGGCTGCGCGCGCGTTATTCGAAGCCGCTGGCGATCCAGACCGACGTCAACGGCGCGGCGATCGCCGAGGCGCGCTGGGGCGCGTCGCGCGGGCTGCACAGCCATGCCTATATCACGATCGGCACCGGCGTGGGCGTGGGGCTGGTGGTCGACGGCAAGCCGGTGCAGGGCGTTACCCATGCCGAGGCCGGGCACATGCGGGTGCCGCGTGCGCCGGGCGATATTTTTCCGGGCTGGTGCCGCTTTCATGGCGACTGCGTCGAGGGGCTGATCTCCGGCCCGGCGCTGGCCGAGCGGTTCGGCTGCCCGGGGCAGGAGCTGCCGCAGGACGGGCCGCAATGGGACCTGTTCGTGCACGACCTTACCGGCCTGCTGCACAATCTGGTGATGGGCTTCGCGCCCGAGCGGATTGCGATCGGCGGCGGCGTGATCGCGGCGCGCGAGCATCTGTTCGGCCGGCTGCGGACGCGGCTGGCGGAGAGTTTGGGCGGCTATGGCTCGATCGCGAGCTATGCCGGCGAGCTGGACCGACGGCTGGGCGCGCCGGGGCTGGGGACGATGGCCGGGCCGCTGGGCGCGGTGGCGATGGGGCTGGAGGCATTGGGGGGCTGA